In one window of Nakamurella sp. PAMC28650 DNA:
- a CDS encoding histidine phosphatase family protein: MSLQHLILMRHGETDWNAQARLQGHRDIPLNSVGVAQAVAAAPSVAALSPEVIISSDLSRARSTAVPVSALTGLPVSFDARLRETSMGRWEGLTRDDVMAGWPGEWEKWRATSAHNSPPEGESRWQVAGRANEVVDELEATSHQRALLVAHGGLIVGLTGRLLDLPDNSWGTLLGIANCHWVVLHRFLGSWKLHSYNAGLGGVILPGGEEELAGA, from the coding sequence GTGAGCCTCCAGCATCTGATCCTGATGCGGCACGGCGAGACCGACTGGAACGCCCAGGCCCGGCTGCAGGGGCATCGGGACATCCCGCTCAACTCCGTCGGGGTGGCCCAGGCGGTCGCTGCGGCACCGTCCGTGGCCGCACTGTCCCCCGAAGTGATCATCTCCTCCGACCTGTCCAGGGCCAGGAGCACCGCCGTTCCGGTGTCTGCTCTGACCGGTCTGCCGGTGTCCTTCGACGCCCGCCTGCGGGAGACGTCGATGGGTCGCTGGGAGGGACTGACCCGGGACGACGTGATGGCCGGCTGGCCCGGTGAGTGGGAGAAGTGGCGTGCCACCTCGGCGCACAACTCGCCGCCGGAGGGTGAGTCGCGCTGGCAGGTGGCCGGCCGCGCGAACGAGGTGGTCGACGAGCTCGAGGCGACGAGCCACCAGCGCGCCCTGCTCGTCGCCCACGGTGGTCTGATCGTCGGTCTGACCGGGCGACTGCTTGACCTGCCCGACAATTCCTGGGGCACCCTGCTCGGTATCGCGAACTGCCACTGGGTGGTGCTGCATCGATTCCTGGGGTCCTGGAAACTGCACTCCTACAACGCCGGCCTCGGCGGCGTCATCCTGCCCGGTGGCGAAGAGGAACTGGCCGGGGCCTGA
- the rsfS gene encoding ribosome silencing factor, translating into MTATDSAIAMAKVAAQAAADKLAKDVLLVDVSDRLAITDIFVIVTGANERQVSAIVDEVEDKMRAAGVKPVRREGERDGRWVLLDFLDVVVHVQHSEERVFYALDRLWRDCPVIPWVDADAPEGELGAAAAPLPTRPEIDDDPGDFGDAGGNGDHDGVVRSGLLAE; encoded by the coding sequence GTGACCGCAACAGATTCAGCCATCGCAATGGCCAAGGTGGCCGCTCAGGCCGCCGCCGACAAGCTGGCCAAGGACGTGCTCCTGGTCGACGTGTCCGACCGGCTGGCCATCACCGACATCTTCGTCATCGTGACGGGCGCCAACGAACGCCAGGTGTCGGCGATCGTCGACGAGGTCGAGGACAAGATGCGCGCGGCCGGCGTCAAGCCCGTCCGTCGTGAGGGTGAGCGGGACGGCCGTTGGGTGCTGCTGGACTTCCTCGACGTGGTCGTGCACGTCCAGCACTCCGAGGAGCGGGTGTTCTACGCGCTCGACCGGCTGTGGCGCGACTGCCCGGTGATCCCGTGGGTCGACGCCGATGCCCCGGAAGGCGAACTCGGGGCGGCCGCCGCTCCGCTGCCGACCCGTCCGGAGATCGACGACGATCCCGGTGACTTCGGCGATGCCGGGGGCAACGGCGACCACGACGGCGTGGTCCGCAGCGGGCTCCTGGCCGAGTGA
- a CDS encoding glutamate-5-semialdehyde dehydrogenase — protein MTQTAARTAGATREQVLAAAGRSKVAAVQLALLPRSAKDALLNAMAAALRDSVAVILAANALDVAAAIAVDTSASLVDRLRLNDSRIEAMARGLEDLVALPDPIGSVVRGGVLANGVQISQIRVPLGVVAIIYEARPNVTVDATGIALKSGNAVLLRGSASAQGSNAVLVRILSAAVDGQGVSADAVQLVPGTDRESVKHLMTARGLVDVIIPRGGAGLIKAVVDGSTVPVIETGVGNCHVFVDASADLDMALDILINSKVRRPSVCNAAETLLVHADVAGLFIPRALAALAAEGVTVHADPVILEMADGAGHVVAAVDADFDTEYLSLDIAAAVVDDLDAAIAHINRHGTGHTEAIVTSDLAGAGAFTARVDAAAVMVNASTAFTDGGEFGFGAEIGISTQKLHARGPMGLVELTSTKYVLTGTGQIRAAS, from the coding sequence ATGACCCAGACCGCCGCGCGGACGGCCGGCGCCACCCGCGAACAGGTGCTCGCCGCGGCCGGCCGCTCGAAGGTCGCCGCCGTGCAGCTGGCCCTGCTCCCGCGCTCGGCCAAGGACGCCCTGCTGAATGCCATGGCCGCCGCGCTCCGCGACTCGGTGGCCGTCATCCTGGCTGCGAATGCACTCGATGTCGCCGCGGCCATTGCGGTGGACACCTCGGCGTCGTTGGTGGACCGGCTGCGCCTGAACGACTCCCGCATCGAGGCGATGGCCCGCGGCCTGGAGGATCTGGTGGCCCTTCCGGATCCGATCGGGTCCGTCGTGCGCGGCGGAGTGCTGGCCAACGGCGTGCAGATCAGCCAGATCCGGGTGCCGCTCGGAGTCGTCGCGATCATCTACGAGGCCCGGCCGAACGTGACGGTGGACGCCACCGGCATCGCTCTGAAGTCCGGCAACGCGGTGCTGTTGCGGGGCAGCGCCTCGGCGCAGGGGTCCAATGCCGTACTGGTGCGGATTCTCTCCGCGGCCGTGGACGGCCAGGGTGTTTCCGCCGACGCGGTCCAGTTGGTCCCCGGTACCGACCGTGAATCGGTGAAGCATCTGATGACGGCGCGCGGACTGGTCGACGTGATCATCCCGCGGGGTGGTGCCGGTCTGATCAAGGCCGTGGTGGACGGGTCGACCGTCCCGGTGATCGAGACGGGGGTGGGCAACTGCCACGTCTTCGTCGATGCCTCTGCCGACCTCGACATGGCACTGGACATCCTGATCAATTCCAAGGTCCGCCGGCCGTCGGTGTGCAATGCGGCCGAGACCCTGCTCGTGCACGCCGATGTGGCCGGGCTCTTCATCCCCAGGGCGCTGGCTGCGCTGGCGGCCGAGGGAGTCACCGTGCACGCCGATCCGGTCATTCTCGAGATGGCCGACGGTGCCGGGCATGTGGTCGCGGCGGTCGACGCGGATTTCGACACCGAGTATCTGAGCCTGGACATCGCAGCGGCCGTCGTCGACGACCTGGACGCTGCGATCGCGCACATCAACCGCCACGGCACCGGGCACACCGAGGCGATCGTCACCTCCGACCTCGCCGGCGCGGGGGCGTTCACCGCGCGGGTCGACGCGGCCGCCGTGATGGTGAACGCATCGACCGCCTTCACCGACGGTGGTGAATTCGGCTTCGGCGCAGAGATCGGCATCTCGACGCAGAAGCTGCACGCGCGGGGCCCGATGGGGCTGGTCGAGTTGACCAGCACCAAGTACGTCCTGACCGGCACGGGCCAGATCCGGGCAGCGTCATGA
- the proB gene encoding glutamate 5-kinase, which translates to MTVPVVPGDLVDRPTPTRVAIGAARTIVVKVGSSSLTTSAGGLDPVRLDALVDAVALRVAAGCSVVLVSSGAIAAGLAPLGLRRRPRDLPTQQAAASVGQQLLAQRYVGSFARHGLCVGQVLLTTDDVVRRSHYRNAQRTFAKLLSFGVVPVVNENDTVATAEIRFGDNDRLAALVAHLVGAEALVLLSDVDALYTGDPRLGSSERIDDVSGPEDLAGIEIASSSSDVSTGGMASKLSAAMMATGAGIPVLLASATDAARALVGGAPGTTVPSVGTAFAPARRRTSARLFWLRHAATSAGSLILDPGAVAAVVDRRKSLLPAGIVGATGDFESGDVVDLVGTDGVPVARGFVGHDAADLPGIIGKSLSELPPDLRHEVVHADDLIAVTTVTIVAGGLG; encoded by the coding sequence ATGACGGTTCCGGTCGTGCCCGGCGATCTCGTCGACCGTCCGACCCCGACGAGAGTCGCGATCGGTGCGGCCAGGACGATCGTGGTCAAGGTCGGATCGTCGTCGCTGACGACCTCCGCGGGTGGTCTGGACCCGGTCCGGCTCGATGCGCTGGTGGACGCCGTGGCCCTTCGTGTCGCCGCCGGATGTTCGGTGGTGCTGGTCTCCTCCGGCGCGATCGCGGCCGGCCTCGCTCCACTGGGCCTGCGGCGGCGACCCCGGGATCTACCGACCCAGCAGGCGGCAGCATCGGTCGGTCAGCAACTGCTGGCCCAGCGGTACGTCGGATCCTTCGCCCGCCACGGTCTGTGCGTCGGTCAGGTACTCCTGACCACCGATGACGTGGTCCGACGCTCGCACTACCGGAACGCGCAGCGCACGTTCGCGAAGCTGCTGTCGTTCGGAGTGGTGCCGGTGGTCAACGAGAACGACACCGTGGCGACGGCCGAGATCCGTTTCGGCGACAACGATCGGCTCGCTGCGCTGGTCGCGCACCTGGTCGGTGCCGAGGCGCTCGTCCTGCTCTCCGACGTCGACGCCCTCTACACCGGCGACCCACGGCTCGGTTCCTCCGAGCGGATCGACGACGTGTCCGGACCGGAGGACCTGGCCGGCATCGAGATCGCCTCCTCCTCCAGTGATGTCAGCACCGGTGGTATGGCCTCCAAGCTGTCGGCCGCGATGATGGCCACCGGCGCGGGCATCCCGGTACTGCTGGCCTCGGCCACCGACGCCGCCCGCGCGCTCGTCGGTGGGGCGCCAGGAACGACGGTCCCGTCCGTCGGGACGGCGTTCGCGCCAGCGCGGCGCCGGACGAGCGCACGACTGTTCTGGTTGCGCCACGCGGCGACGAGCGCCGGCTCGCTCATCCTGGACCCCGGCGCGGTCGCCGCGGTCGTCGATCGACGCAAATCGCTCCTGCCGGCCGGAATCGTCGGCGCCACCGGTGATTTCGAGTCCGGCGACGTCGTGGACCTGGTCGGGACGGACGGGGTCCCGGTGGCACGTGGATTCGTCGGGCACGATGCCGCCGATCTGCCGGGAATCATCGGCAAGTCGCTCTCGGAGTTGCCGCCCGACCTGCGCCACGAAGTGGTGCATGCTGACGATCTGATCGCCGTCACGACCGTCACCATCGTCGCCGGAGGACTCGGATGA
- the obgE gene encoding GTPase ObgE: MARFVDRAVLDLQAGDGGHGCASVHREKFKPLGGPDGGNGGNGGDVTLVVDGNVHTLLDFHFHPHAKAGNGKGGAGDNREGANGAGLELNVPEGTVVVDEHGNMLADLVGIGTRYVAAKGGRGGLGNAALASRARKAPGFALLGEPGDVADITLELKSMADVGLVGFPSAGKSSLVSVLSAAKPKIADYPFTTLEPNLGVVTAGADIFTIADVPGLIPGASQGKGLGLEFLRHIERCSVLVHVVDCATFESGRDPVSDIEALEAELAQYTPSLSDDLAERPRLVVLNKIDVPEARELAEFVQPDLEAAGYRVFQISTATHEGLNALRYAMAEVVASDRSSRPAKVAQRIVVRPAAFDEEQFKVQVDPEVDGGFVVTGVRPQRWILQTDFNNDEAVGYLADRLARLGVEDKLSKLGAKPGAPVVIGNISFDWEPTTLAGVNLEPIERGSDPRLDRPERVGAADRKALHRLRRGLEVENPELVDTDVDVLRARLAPREGGQAAWDDEGWSDVTWDVTEAAPAPAVAGEDAREQEQQR; the protein is encoded by the coding sequence ATGGCTCGATTCGTCGACCGGGCCGTCCTGGATCTGCAGGCCGGTGACGGCGGTCACGGATGTGCTTCGGTCCATCGGGAGAAGTTCAAGCCGCTCGGCGGTCCCGACGGCGGCAACGGTGGCAACGGCGGTGATGTCACGCTGGTCGTCGACGGCAATGTGCACACCCTGTTGGACTTCCACTTCCACCCCCACGCCAAGGCCGGCAACGGCAAGGGCGGTGCAGGTGACAACCGCGAGGGGGCCAACGGCGCCGGGCTCGAACTGAACGTGCCCGAAGGCACGGTCGTCGTCGACGAGCACGGCAACATGCTGGCCGACCTGGTCGGGATCGGTACCCGCTACGTCGCAGCCAAGGGTGGCCGTGGAGGCCTCGGCAACGCGGCGCTGGCCTCGCGCGCCCGCAAGGCCCCCGGCTTCGCCCTCCTCGGTGAACCCGGCGACGTCGCGGACATCACCCTGGAACTGAAGTCGATGGCCGACGTCGGCCTGGTCGGTTTCCCCAGTGCTGGAAAGTCTTCGCTGGTGTCCGTGCTGTCCGCGGCCAAGCCCAAGATCGCCGACTACCCGTTCACCACCCTCGAGCCGAACCTCGGGGTCGTCACCGCCGGCGCGGACATCTTCACCATTGCCGACGTCCCCGGTCTGATTCCGGGGGCAAGCCAGGGCAAGGGTCTCGGGCTGGAGTTCCTCCGCCACATCGAGCGGTGCTCGGTCCTGGTACACGTGGTCGACTGCGCGACGTTCGAATCCGGCCGTGACCCGGTGTCCGACATCGAGGCGCTCGAGGCCGAGTTGGCCCAGTACACACCGTCGCTGTCCGACGATCTGGCGGAGCGTCCCCGCCTCGTCGTGCTCAACAAGATCGACGTGCCGGAGGCCCGTGAACTGGCCGAGTTCGTCCAGCCCGATCTGGAGGCGGCCGGCTACCGGGTCTTCCAGATCTCGACGGCCACCCACGAGGGCCTGAACGCCCTGCGCTACGCGATGGCCGAAGTGGTCGCCTCCGATCGTTCGTCGAGGCCGGCCAAGGTCGCCCAGCGCATCGTCGTCAGGCCGGCCGCGTTCGACGAGGAGCAGTTCAAGGTTCAGGTCGACCCGGAGGTGGACGGCGGCTTCGTCGTCACCGGTGTCCGCCCGCAACGGTGGATCCTGCAGACGGACTTCAACAACGACGAGGCGGTCGGCTACCTCGCCGACCGGCTGGCGCGCCTCGGGGTCGAGGACAAGCTCTCCAAGCTCGGCGCGAAGCCCGGCGCACCCGTGGTCATCGGGAACATCAGTTTCGACTGGGAACCGACGACGCTGGCCGGTGTCAATCTCGAGCCCATCGAGCGGGGCTCCGATCCCCGCCTCGATCGGCCGGAGCGGGTGGGCGCCGCCGATCGCAAGGCGCTGCACCGTCTTCGGCGCGGCCTGGAGGTCGAGAACCCGGAACTGGTGGACACCGACGTGGACGTCCTGCGTGCCCGGTTGGCTCCGCGCGAGGGAGGTCAGGCCGCCTGGGACGACGAAGGATGGTCGGACGTCACCTGGGACGTCACCGAGGCCGCCCCCGCTCCGGCGGTCGCCGGTGAAGATGCCCGGGAGCAAGAGCAGCAGCGATGA
- the rpmA gene encoding 50S ribosomal protein L27, with amino-acid sequence MAHKKGASSSRNGRDSNAQYLGVKRFGGQVVKAGEILIRQRGTKFHPGDLVGRGKDDTLFALAAGSVLFGSKRGRKTVNIVPAELSSVAVEAVSV; translated from the coding sequence ATGGCACACAAAAAGGGCGCATCCAGCTCTCGCAACGGCCGCGACTCGAACGCTCAGTACCTCGGTGTGAAGCGTTTCGGCGGCCAGGTCGTCAAGGCCGGCGAGATCCTCATCCGTCAGCGCGGCACCAAGTTCCACCCGGGTGACCTGGTCGGCCGTGGCAAGGACGACACGCTGTTCGCCCTGGCGGCAGGTTCGGTGCTGTTCGGCTCCAAGCGCGGACGCAAGACCGTGAACATCGTTCCGGCAGAGTTGTCGTCGGTCGCGGTGGAAGCTGTCAGCGTCTGA
- the rplU gene encoding 50S ribosomal protein L21 — MYAIVKTGGKQYKVAEGDVIEIEKLESELGAAVTLPAVLLVDGIQVSTTAADLANVTVSGEVVAHTKGPKIIIHKFKNKTGYHKRQGHRQPLTQVRVTGITVDV, encoded by the coding sequence ATGTACGCGATCGTCAAGACCGGCGGCAAGCAGTACAAGGTCGCCGAGGGCGACGTCATCGAGATCGAGAAGCTCGAGAGCGAGCTCGGCGCTGCCGTGACTCTCCCGGCTGTGCTGCTCGTCGATGGCATCCAGGTCTCCACCACGGCGGCCGATCTGGCCAACGTCACGGTGTCCGGCGAGGTCGTCGCCCACACCAAGGGCCCGAAGATCATCATCCACAAGTTCAAGAACAAGACCGGATACCACAAGCGCCAGGGGCACCGCCAGCCGCTGACCCAGGTGCGCGTGACCGGCATCACCGTAGACGTCTGA
- a CDS encoding translation initiation factor IF-2 N-terminal domain-containing protein — protein MNAKNETANRSTEALELALADLPVKLRVHELAKRAGVPSKEVIAGLAAAGVTVGSAASSVGVVDATNFLTTLLGSTAALPTGSAPPAPPVPTAGAAADAEPAGTPDLVGAVARSTPEQDPGFFAAPLFLPPAEAKPTRRRRSTKTADVLEPAMVEPLPAGTVADLPVEPVTEAVKADGADPADTSPDAASLDAASSDAASSDTGSADAGSVETGTSRSGRRRRGRSGGRGRTDSGDDHQEEATATDVPSAGSIDDTPPEIGEADNDTDTDIGSDCVPDDDDQAARRRRRRGRRGRGRASEGQDENDTDGESSADAADNAAEAQPSEGEPDEEGDDESNEEGGTRRRRRRRRRTGAPEAGADETNHEDDPDNTVVHVREPRTTSDRTPVGTGTSEVQGIRGSTRLEAKRQRRREGRGSRSRPQILTEAEFLARREAVERVMAVRQRGDLAQVALLEDRVLVEHFVSQAGSESLMGNIYLGRVQNVLPSMEAAFVDIGKGRNAVLYAGEVNWDAAGLAGKARRIEIALSGGDTMLVQVSKDPVGQKGARLTTQISLPGRFLVYVPGGGATGISRKLPDTERKRLKSILDRIVPEDAGVIIRTAAEGVAEEELARDVERLKSQWEEISRQAEKKSNAPLLLSAEPDTLIKVVRDLFNSDITRLILDGDRAYEPVAAYIDAVAPELSDRVSRYDGPNDVFAAYRIDEQIAKALERKVYLPSGGSLVIDRTEAMTVVDVNTGKYTGSGGNLEETVTKNNLEAAEEVVRQLRLRDIGGIIVVDFIDMVLESNRELVMRRLTECLGRDRTRHQVAEVTSLGLIQMTRKKMGTGLVEAFSEPCPHCHGRGIILHDVPVQDHSGGNAGGDNRAQDTGDNDARGGRNRRARGRQDAPALEQAVVKTVPATVRPPDPRGPKPPTRGGDDHHETNDQPGTPGDSGAANVQRPAAVIEVAGGRAIEVPVGSDASFNAPRSRDASDAVSAVFAALDAQVAAQAPTRESAGSSAAAGFSAGAGSSGSEAEPATAGRRRGRRSAGRPAGAPAGTAEIVTVAAAGPGIVESTEPVQVEVAAAVDEVRAAAAVHDVEIQSVDAAPAAESAPGAPAVTGPEVAPAADLEEPKKGRAPARRRGSRAAGAAVTTAVTEPMSTPSSGTNGAVTAGDAAPSANGDASPSTDGAVAPATNGASAPASAGPAATRPEAGTEVLGGSAPAAAPAPRRRRAASRPAGPAGAPAPVDATVQ, from the coding sequence GTGAATGCCAAGAATGAGACTGCCAACCGATCGACGGAAGCCCTCGAGCTGGCCCTGGCCGATCTACCGGTCAAACTGCGGGTGCACGAGTTGGCCAAACGAGCCGGTGTCCCGTCCAAGGAAGTCATCGCCGGGCTGGCCGCAGCGGGCGTCACGGTCGGTTCGGCCGCGTCCTCGGTCGGGGTGGTCGATGCGACCAACTTCCTGACGACGTTGCTGGGATCCACCGCCGCGCTCCCGACCGGGAGCGCCCCGCCCGCCCCGCCCGTCCCGACGGCGGGAGCCGCTGCGGACGCAGAGCCGGCCGGGACTCCGGACCTTGTCGGGGCGGTGGCGCGCAGCACCCCCGAGCAGGACCCGGGGTTCTTCGCCGCGCCCCTGTTCCTGCCGCCGGCCGAGGCGAAGCCGACCCGTCGCCGGCGGAGCACCAAGACGGCCGACGTGCTCGAACCGGCCATGGTCGAACCGTTGCCGGCCGGGACGGTCGCCGACCTCCCGGTCGAGCCGGTCACCGAAGCCGTCAAGGCCGATGGCGCGGACCCGGCCGACACCTCCCCCGATGCTGCCTCCCTCGATGCTGCCTCGTCCGATGCTGCTTCGTCCGACACGGGGTCGGCGGATGCGGGGTCGGTCGAGACCGGTACATCCCGTTCGGGGCGCCGTCGCCGTGGCCGTTCCGGTGGACGCGGCCGCACGGATTCAGGCGACGACCACCAGGAAGAGGCGACGGCGACCGACGTCCCGTCCGCCGGTTCGATCGACGACACCCCGCCGGAGATCGGTGAAGCCGACAACGACACCGACACCGACATCGGTTCCGACTGCGTTCCCGACGACGACGACCAGGCGGCCCGTCGCCGCCGCCGTCGTGGTCGCCGCGGCCGTGGTCGCGCATCCGAGGGTCAGGACGAGAACGACACGGACGGTGAGTCGTCCGCCGACGCCGCGGACAACGCGGCCGAGGCCCAGCCCTCGGAGGGTGAGCCCGACGAAGAGGGCGACGACGAGTCGAACGAAGAGGGCGGCACCCGTCGTCGGCGACGTCGTCGTCGTCGGACCGGCGCACCCGAGGCCGGTGCGGACGAGACCAATCACGAGGACGACCCCGACAACACCGTCGTGCACGTCCGCGAGCCGAGGACGACCAGCGACCGGACCCCGGTCGGGACAGGTACTTCCGAGGTGCAGGGCATCCGCGGCTCGACGCGGCTCGAGGCCAAGCGCCAGCGCCGTCGCGAAGGCCGTGGTTCGCGCAGTCGTCCGCAGATCCTGACGGAGGCCGAGTTCCTGGCCCGTCGGGAAGCGGTCGAGCGCGTGATGGCCGTGCGTCAGCGGGGCGATCTGGCTCAGGTCGCACTCCTGGAGGACAGGGTGCTGGTCGAACACTTCGTCTCGCAGGCCGGATCAGAGTCGTTGATGGGCAACATCTATCTGGGCAGGGTGCAGAACGTCCTCCCGTCGATGGAGGCGGCCTTCGTCGACATCGGCAAGGGTCGCAACGCGGTCCTGTACGCCGGCGAGGTGAACTGGGACGCGGCCGGCCTGGCCGGCAAGGCGCGGCGGATCGAGATCGCGCTGTCCGGTGGCGACACCATGCTGGTGCAGGTCTCCAAGGATCCGGTCGGTCAGAAGGGCGCGCGCCTGACCACCCAGATCTCGCTGCCCGGACGCTTCCTGGTCTACGTGCCCGGCGGCGGTGCCACCGGCATCTCCCGCAAGCTCCCCGATACCGAACGCAAACGACTGAAGTCGATCCTGGACCGGATCGTTCCGGAGGACGCCGGCGTCATCATCCGCACGGCCGCCGAGGGTGTGGCCGAGGAAGAGCTGGCCCGCGACGTCGAACGCCTCAAGTCGCAGTGGGAGGAGATCTCGCGCCAGGCCGAGAAGAAGTCCAACGCGCCGCTGCTGCTCTCGGCGGAGCCGGACACCCTGATCAAGGTCGTCCGGGACCTCTTCAACTCCGACATCACCCGACTGATCCTGGACGGTGACCGCGCCTACGAGCCGGTGGCCGCCTACATCGATGCAGTGGCGCCGGAACTGTCCGACCGGGTGTCGCGGTACGACGGTCCGAACGACGTGTTCGCGGCCTACCGGATCGACGAGCAGATCGCCAAAGCGCTGGAGCGCAAGGTTTATCTACCGTCGGGTGGGTCGTTGGTGATCGACCGCACCGAGGCGATGACGGTCGTCGACGTCAACACGGGCAAGTACACCGGGTCCGGGGGAAACCTCGAGGAGACCGTCACCAAGAACAACCTGGAGGCGGCCGAGGAAGTCGTCCGGCAGCTCCGGCTGCGGGACATCGGCGGCATCATCGTCGTGGACTTCATCGACATGGTGCTGGAGTCCAACCGCGAACTGGTGATGCGCCGTCTGACCGAGTGCCTCGGCCGGGACCGGACCAGGCATCAGGTCGCCGAGGTCACCTCGCTCGGGTTGATCCAGATGACCCGGAAGAAGATGGGCACCGGCCTGGTCGAGGCCTTCTCGGAGCCCTGCCCGCACTGCCACGGACGCGGGATCATCCTGCACGACGTGCCCGTGCAGGATCACTCGGGCGGCAACGCCGGCGGCGACAACCGTGCTCAGGACACCGGTGACAACGACGCCCGCGGTGGACGTAACCGCCGGGCCCGGGGTCGTCAGGACGCGCCGGCCCTCGAGCAGGCCGTCGTGAAGACGGTGCCCGCGACCGTCCGACCGCCGGACCCGCGCGGACCGAAGCCGCCGACCCGCGGTGGCGACGACCATCACGAGACGAACGACCAGCCCGGCACGCCGGGCGACTCGGGCGCCGCGAACGTCCAGCGTCCCGCTGCGGTGATCGAGGTCGCCGGCGGTCGCGCGATCGAGGTCCCGGTCGGCAGTGATGCATCGTTCAACGCACCGCGGTCCCGCGACGCCTCGGACGCCGTGTCGGCCGTCTTCGCTGCATTGGACGCCCAGGTGGCTGCCCAGGCGCCGACACGCGAGAGCGCCGGGTCCTCCGCTGCGGCTGGGTTCTCGGCTGGGGCTGGATCGTCCGGTTCCGAGGCCGAACCGGCCACCGCTGGTCGTCGGCGTGGCCGTCGTTCGGCCGGGCGCCCGGCGGGAGCTCCCGCCGGCACCGCCGAGATCGTGACGGTGGCCGCGGCCGGTCCGGGGATCGTCGAGTCGACCGAACCCGTGCAGGTCGAGGTCGCCGCAGCGGTCGACGAAGTGCGGGCGGCGGCCGCCGTGCACGACGTCGAGATCCAGTCGGTGGACGCAGCGCCGGCAGCCGAGAGCGCACCGGGTGCTCCTGCTGTCACGGGTCCCGAAGTGGCGCCGGCCGCCGACCTGGAGGAGCCGAAGAAGGGTCGGGCTCCGGCCCGTCGCCGGGGGAGCCGGGCGGCCGGAGCGGCCGTGACGACTGCTGTCACCGAGCCGATGTCGACGCCCTCCTCGGGCACGAACGGCGCGGTGACGGCCGGGGACGCTGCTCCCTCGGCCAACGGGGACGCTTCTCCCTCGACCGACGGGGCCGTCGCCCCAGCGACCAATGGGGCCTCTGCCCCCGCGTCCGCCGGCCCTGCTGCGACACGGCCGGAGGCCGGCACCGAGGTCCTTGGTGGATCGGCACCGGCTGCCGCACCTGCTCCGCGGCGCAGGCGGGCGGCGTCCCGGCCGGCCGGGCCCGCCGGCGCTCCCGCGCCGGTGGACGCGACCGTCCAGTAG
- a CDS encoding ABC transporter permease, producing the protein MSDVVVESEHFVTRPTLWLRIVPLHLYAGRTHVILERSMRAYRRTWLVVLTGFFEPVFYLLAMGQGLGSLIGSVQTAAGPVTYAAFIAPGLLATSAMNGAILDSTNNVFFKLRYAKLYDGMLAASLGPVDVALGEIVWSLVRGGLYSAAFVLVMLALGLLASWWALLAVPVALVVAFGFGGVGMAITSYLKNFQQLEWISTALLPMFLFSTTFYPLGIYPRPIQVLVECLPLYHGIELIRGLCLGLVTPGLFLHLIYFAVMIAVGVTIASRRLETLLLR; encoded by the coding sequence ATGAGCGACGTCGTGGTCGAATCCGAGCACTTCGTGACCAGGCCGACCCTGTGGCTGCGGATCGTTCCGCTGCACCTGTACGCGGGTCGGACCCACGTGATCCTCGAGCGGTCGATGCGCGCCTACCGGCGCACGTGGCTGGTCGTCCTCACCGGGTTCTTCGAGCCGGTCTTCTACCTGCTGGCCATGGGCCAGGGCCTCGGCTCGTTGATCGGGTCGGTCCAGACCGCGGCCGGGCCGGTCACGTACGCGGCGTTCATCGCGCCGGGCCTCCTGGCCACCTCGGCGATGAACGGCGCGATCCTGGACTCCACGAACAACGTCTTCTTCAAGTTGAGGTACGCCAAGCTCTACGACGGCATGCTGGCCGCATCCCTGGGGCCCGTCGATGTGGCCCTGGGCGAGATCGTCTGGTCGCTGGTGCGGGGTGGTCTGTATTCGGCGGCGTTCGTGCTCGTCATGCTGGCGCTCGGACTCCTTGCCTCCTGGTGGGCGCTGCTCGCGGTACCGGTGGCACTGGTCGTCGCCTTCGGATTCGGCGGGGTCGGCATGGCGATCACGTCGTACCTCAAGAACTTCCAGCAGCTGGAATGGATCAGCACCGCGCTGCTGCCGATGTTCCTGTTCTCGACGACGTTCTACCCGCTCGGGATCTACCCGAGGCCCATCCAGGTGTTGGTCGAGTGCCTACCGCTCTACCACGGGATCGAACTGATCCGCGGGTTGTGCCTCGGGCTCGTCACCCCCGGTCTGTTCCTGCACCTGATCTACTTCGCGGTGATGATCGCGGTCGGCGTCACGATCGCCTCCCGCCGGCTGGAAACCCTGCTCCTGCGCTGA